CGCCCGTCGATCGAGGAGGACGACGCGTCCGTGGACATCGTCCCGTAGCGCCCCCGGGGCGCCCGCTCCGCGCGCGACGGCGCAGTTGCGGCAGCGCAGACGCCCCGTTCGACCAATCCCGTTCGCCGCCTCGGTGTCAGTCGGCTCCCCGCACCCGCCCGAGGCCGGCCCCGGCGCCGGCGATCACCAGGACGACCAGTCCGCCGAGAACGGTCAGCGGAACCGCTGCCCGCCCGGCGACCTCCGCGGGTTCCTCGTCCACGAACCGGAACGCCGGCACGTCGGGCAGGACGTCGGCGGTCATCTGCTCGCTGGCGAGGATCGCCGGCACGAAGAACTGCCGCCACTCTTCGGCGAAAGCGCGCACCTGCAACTGGAACCGGGCGAAGCGCGCGTCTCCCGTCCCCGCCGCGTCGATGAGCACCTCCTGGGCCAGCAGCGCCGGCGACAGGAAGCGGTAGCGGCGGACCAGGGCCAACTGGTCGGCGCGGCTGGCGTCGTGCACCGCCGACACCTCCTCCAGGCGCGTGTTCACGGCGTCGGTGGCGGCCCAGGCGAGCGCGCCCAGGCCGGGCTCGTCGGCCACCACGCCACTGGCCATCTCCGGATGGTCTTCCAGGTAGCGGGCGAGCAGCTCGCTGCGGCGGCTCACGGCCTCGTTCGAGGCCTCGCGCTGGGCGGTGATCATCTCCACGCGCGACGGCAACGGGTGCAGCATGCCGGCCGCGATGTTCACGGCAGCCGGCAGCACCACCACCAGCACGAGCCACGCGCCCACCAGGACCGTGGCGTTCCAGGCGGAGGACCGCCGCAGGCTGTTCACCCACGCCGCGAGCGCGAACCAGAACAGCGCGTACAGGACCACCGTGGCGCACCACAGGACCACCCGGCCGGCCGAGCCGAAGCCGCCGGTGGCCAGGATGCCGAGCAGCGAGACCCCCGCGGCGAGACCGACCACGAGCAACGCCCGGAACGCCAGCTTCGCGCCCACCACGTCGCGGGCCGACACGGGCTGCGACAGCGTCAGGGCCAGCGTCCCCTGCTCACGCTCCTCCGAGAGGACGTTGAAGCTGAGGGCCAGCACGAGCAGCGGCAGCAGGTACACCGTCACGAAGGCCAGGTCGAATCGGCCCACCAGGAGGTTGAGGGGGTTCTCCACTTCGCCGTTCTGCTGGAAGGTCGATTCGTTGGTGTAGATGCTGACGTCGTAGTGGTACGGCAGCAGGTCGCTCTGCCCGACCGCCAGCGCGGCCAGGGGGCCCGGCTCCAGCACCGCGGCGTGCGCGCCGCGGGCGCCGCCGAGGACGTTGGGGGCGCGGGGGTCGCGGAAGGGCGAGGATGGCTGTCCGCCGTTCGCGATGTCGGTCAGCTCCTGCTCGAGGGCGCTCACGCGCTCGGCGCTCCCGGTCCGCGCGGCCTCCACCGTCCGCTCCTGGAAGCGCTCCCAGGCCATGCCGTTGGCCAGCGCGTAGAGGAAGAGGACGGCGAAGACCGCGAGCACGATCCGCAGCGCCGGGTCCGCCGCCAGCAGGCGCCACTCGTTCCGCAGGACGGTACGCAGGGCCACGGCTACGCCACCTCCGCGCGCCGCACGCCGGCCGCCGCGGCCCAGACCGCGCCGGCGAGCCACAAGCCCAGCACCAGGAGCGACAGGATCCGGTTGTTCAGGACCCAGCCCAGCGTCGGGGCGTCGTACTGCAGGGGCGGCACCTCGGCCCAGAGGTCGGGTCCGGCGGCGTACGAGAAGTCCCCGCTACGGGAGTTCTCCGCCAGGTCGCCGTTCATCCGCCGCATCAGGTCCCTGCGGTACGTCTCGGCCGCGGTCGCGAAGTGCCGGTGCTGCTCGACGTCGGTGCCGGCCAGCCCCATCGACAGCGTGCGCACCGCCAGCAGCGGCGCCGCCACCGCGAGCGCCTCGTGGACGACACCCTGGCGCTCGAACGTGTCCCACAGCGCACCGTAGTTGCGGTCGAAGATCCGGTTGCCGAACTCCTCGCTCTCCTGCAGGTAGATCCCCACGTCGTTCACCGGCAGGTCCTCGGCCCGTTCCACGCCGTGCTCCGCGAGGAGGCTCTCGGTCAACGCCGCCCGGTCCGGTCGCTGGATGTCATCCACGCCGGCGGCCATCTCGCGTTCCAGCGTTTGTGCGAACTCGACCGCGGACGGCGTCGGATGGATCCACTTGGAGAGGTCCACCGCCGCGCGCGGGGCCACGAGCCCGTTCACCACCCACACCGCCAACAGGACGACCAGCGCGGTGCGCGCCGAGCGGGCCCACGCCGACACGGCCAGCGACAACCCCACGAAGGCGGCGAAGTAGGCCAGGTAGACGCCGGCCAGGACTGCTCCCCGGGCCAGCGGAGACGCGGCCGGACCCGTGCTGCCGACGACGAGGGCGGCCGCGCCCACCAGCGCCGCCGGCACCAGCAGCAGCGCCAGCGCGCCGGCGATGCCCAGGGCCTTGCCCAGGGCCAGATCCGAGCGGCCGATACCGGTGGCCAGGAGCTGGCGCAGGGTCCCCTGCTCCCGCTCGCCGGCCAGCGCGCCGAAGGTCAGCAGGATGATGAGCAGCGGCACCAGGTGCTGCAAGACCCCCGCGGCAGTCAGGGCGCCGACGCGCTGGGCGGACGTCGCGTCCTGCGCCGGGCGCATGAGGAAGTCGTTCTGCCGGTGCGCCTCCAGCCACACCGACGTGCCCGTGTAGGGATCCACGCCCTCGTCGACGAACGACAGCGCCAGGCGGGGCTTGAACGCGTAGATGCCGTAATGGGCCGCCGAGTGCGGATTCTTCTCGCCCTGCGACTCCCAGTGATCGCGGGCGGTGGCCTGCGCGGCCGCAAGCTCCTCCTGCGCCTGGCGCGACTGGACCCAGCCGTGCCCCAGCGAGACCAGGAGAAGCGCGCCTACCACGGCCGCGCACCAGCGGAAGCGGCCGTCCCGAACCACGTCGGTGAACTCCTTGCGTGCGATGTGCTTGATCATCGTCAGCTCCCTCGCCTACTCGTGCATGTGCTCCAGATAAATGCGCTCGAGGTCGGCGTGGCCGATCTCGTCCGTGCTCATCTCCCTGACCAGGCGCCCGTGGCGCATGATGCCGACACGCGTGCCGGTCTCCTTGGCGCGAAACAGATCGTGCGTCGCCATGAGCACCGCGACGCCGCGGTCCCTGAGCCGCCCGAGCAGCTCCGAGAACTCGTTCGACGCCTGCGGGTCGAGGCCGGACGTCGGCTCGTCGAGCAGCAGCGCGTCGGCCTCCTTGGCGATGGCGATGGCTACGCCGACCTTCTGGCGCATGCCCTTGGAGTACTCGGACACCCGCCGCCGGACGGCGTCGCGCGGCAGGCCCGCGCCGACCAGGACGTCGGTGAGGTGCTCCGGGGCCAGCGATCCCCGCCCGCCCAGTGCGGCGAAGTACTCGAGGTTCTCCAGGCCGCTGAGGTTGCGGTACAGCATCACCTGCTCGGGGATGTAGGCCAGGCGTCGCTTGGACTCCAGCGGCTCGGCGGCGACGTCGAGGCCGGTCACGTGCACGCTCCCCGCCGTCGGCTCGAGGAACCCCAGAAACAGGTGGATGGTGGTCGTCTTGCCGGCCCCGTTGGGTCCGAGCAGACAGTAGATCTCGGATGGTCCGACGCGTAGGTCGAGGCCCGCGACGGCCTCCACGTCGCCATACCGCTTGGACAACGCCTGCGCCTCGAGCACGGGGTTCGAGGCGACGGCGGTGGAGGCGGGGCGGGCATCGATCGGCGCGACTTCGCTCATGGTCTCGACAGGAGTCCCGGTGGATCACCAGGGCTCCCCCCTCCAAAGGAAAAGAACGGGCCGGTGCGCCGACGGCGTCGACGCGACTACGGAGCCAGAGAGTCGGGATGTGGTCGCGGCGTCAGGCGGGCGGCGCCCGCGAGCCGTGCCCCTCGACCTCCGCGGGGCGGGCATGCCCCGGCGCATCCGCACAGGGGTTGCGGACAGCGCATGGGTCGGGGTGATCGAGGACGCCGGAAGCGACAGGCGGCGAACCCTGCACGTGGCACAGCACGCACGTGCCGTCCCGCGCCTCCGCCTCGTCGTGGAAATGAAGCGTCGTCGCGAGAGCCGGCAGCGCGAGCGCGAGAACGGCGCCCCACTGCAACAGCGTCGATCGGCCTCGCCGCATTGTGTCTTGTAGCGTGTTCCCGCGAATCCGTCAAGGCGCCACGCGCCGGGGAGCGTTTAGCGCGGCCGCCCGCCGGGGAGGGAAATGTCCGGCGGGCGGCCATGCGCACGGACGGGACGCAGGCGTCCCGACCGACCCTCGAGCACTAGTGGAACCGCACGGCGTAGCTCGCCCGGACCCCGCGGCCCATCTCGGGCGCCAGGTCCTTGATGTACGAGGAGTGGTTCCGATACAGCTCGTTCGTCAGGTTGTAGCCCGTGAACGACAGGATGTGCGCCGTGTCCTGCCGCGGCCAGACGTACGACGCCCGCACGTTGACCAGGGAATAGCGGCCCGTCTCGGTCTCGCCCCGGAACACGTCGGCCTGCCGCGCCGCGAACTCCAGTTGCGGGGTCAGCGTGAACCCGCCGTAGGGGATGTCGAGGTCCACCGTGCCTCGCAACGGCGGAATCCGCGGCAGGGGCTCCCCGGTCGCCAGCCGCGCGTCGACGTACCCGAGGCCGAGCGTCAACCAGGTCTGTCCGGCGAGCCGGGTGCTGCCGCGTGCGTCGAAGCCGCGGAAGCGGCTGTCGCCCTGCAGGATGTTGTACACCGGCAGGTTGTCCGCCACTTCGTCGCTGCGGTCGCCGAAGATGAAGTTGTCGATGTCGTACACGAAGAAGTTCAGTGCGCCACGGACGCGGTCGCCCCGGTGCCGCAAGCTCAAGTCCAGTCCGAGGGTGGACTCGGCATCGAGATCCGGGTTGCCGACGTCGAACGAGAGCGTGCCGACGTGCGGGCCGAAGTTGTACAGCTCCTCGATGGCCGGGGGGCGGTGGGAGCGGGTCAGGTTCGCGACCAGGGCGTTGCCGGCGCCGAGGTCCGCGTGGAGTCCGACCGACGCGGATGCACCCGCGAAGTCGCGGTCGCGGGCGTCGGGCGCCTCGAGCACGCCATGGTCGTGCCCCTCGTGGCCATCGTCGTCATCGTCGTTCGCAAATGCGCCGGTACGCTCCGCCACGCGGTAGTTGTCACGGTCGACGCGACCGCCGAACTGCACGCGTAAGCGCCCCAGGTTCAGCTCTTCGTAGGCGAAGGCCGCGAAGGACGACAGGTCGGTCCGCGGCGCCAGCGCCTCGAAGCCCGCGGCTTCGAAGTCCCGTATCTGCGTCCAGGCGCCGAACCTCCCCGACAGACGCTCCGTCTGCCGCTGATCCACATCGGCGCGGAGGATGTAGACCCGGTTGTCGAAGCGCGTGCCGACGTTTTCGTTCCCGCCCTCTATTTCCAGCTCGTCGTGGCCCCAGTCGACGGCCTTCAGGCTGAGTCGCACCCCCTCGACGACGCGGTTGGCAAGGCCCTGGAGGCCGACGTCGAAGCGCATCGCGCGACGCTGCCAATCGAGCGCGATGGAGGTCGCGCCGCCTTCATCGACCCCGTGATCGTCCCGGTGCCCGCCGGCATCCACTTCGTGGTGTCCGTGGAACTGCTCGGCGAACGGCACGCCGTAACGGCCGTCGTTCAAGGTCACCCCGGCGCTCGCGAAGAGCCGGTCGCCCGACCAGCCGACACCGGCCTCCGCGTTGGCCGACTCGGTGGCGGAGTTCTGGACGGTCCCCAGGGGCGTGGCGTAGTCCCCCGTCCGCCGCGTGCTGCCGCCGGCCCAGTAGCGCACCCCGTTCCGCGCGTGCTGCAGGCCGACGTTGGTGCCCGCCTGCGCGTTCGCGCTCCCGAGGTCGGCGTTCAACTGTGCCCGCGTGCCCTCGAGCAGTGACGCGCGGCTGCTCTCGTGGGGCGTGATCACGTTCACGACCCCGCCGACCGCGTTCGAGCCGTACAACAACGTCGCCGGCCCGCGCACGATCTCGATGCGCTCCGCGCTGCTGGGGTCGACCGTGACGACATGGTCGCCGGAATTGTTCGACAGGTCCCCGGTGCGGACGCCGTCCTCCAGAATCAGCACCCGATCGCCGTCGAAGCCGCGGATGATCGGCCGGCTCGCGCCGGGGCCGAAGCCGCGGACCGCAATGCCCGGCTCGTTCCGCAGGGCGTCTCCGAAACCGGGGACCGACTCTCTTGCGATGTCGAACGAGTCCACCGTGGTGACCGCGTTGAAGGCCTCGTACGTCGTCTCGGCTCCACCCGCCGAGGCGGTCACGGTCACCTCCTCGTGCACGGGCGAGAGGCCCAGCACGAAGTCCGCCGTCACCGTCCCGCCGGGTTCGACGGTCACCGTCTGCCGGCCCGCGGTCAGATGGTCCCGCTGCGCGAGAACCTCGTACGAGCCGGCCGGCACGCGGTCGATCACGAAACTGCCCTGCGTGTCGGTCAGCGCGAAGGCGCCGGAGCCGACGACGAGGATCACCGCGCCGCTGATGAAGTCCCCGTTCTCTTCCAGCGTCACCGTCCCGCGCACGACGCCGCTCTCCTGCGCCGGCAGCGGCGCTACGGTCGAAGCCGTGGCAACCGCGACCGCTCCAAGACATCTCGCAATCCACCGGTATCTGCGCATCGCTCTTTGCATCGCTTCTCCAACCCTCTCCAATCTCGTACCCAACGGTTTCGTCGATCCGGCGCCCGTCGCCGCATGGGACGGCGCGTGCCGCCGAGCCGCCGCCGGACACCGGGGAAACTCCTCCGGGTGCACCGGCGGTCGACAAGCCGAAACGGCGTCCAGGCACGGCCGATGCGACGGCGCGCACGCATTGCCTCGGACGCAGGCGAACTCGCGGGCTATCGCGGCACGACAGGCGAACGGAAATTGCGAACGGGACTAGGCGGGCGGAGCGCGGGCGGGGAGGCGGCGCAAATGACCGGATGCAATCCAACCGCCGGCGACGACCTGTTCGAGCGGCTGCGGGACGTCCGCGAATCCGATCTCCAGGGATCCGGACGGTTCGGCAGCCGGCTGGTGCCGGAGCTGGCAGACTGCGCAGTCATGGTCCGCTGCGTGGTCTTCGTGGCAGATGGCCTCTGCGGCCGTGGCGCCGGCCAGCACGAGCGCCAGGAAGACGATCCAGGCGCGCCAACCGGAACTACGTGCTGCGAGCCCCGCGTGCACGGGGTCTCTCTGGGCCATAAGCTGTCGACGCTAGCAGAGATCGGCCCCAGGTGGCAAGGGGCGCGACCCGACGGCCGCGCCTTGACTCCGGCTCGCCTTTGCTTCTTCAATAGGCGGATGGCGTCCTCGAAGCGCATGACGGCGATGGGTGCGGCACTCTTCGTGGTGCTCGCGCTCGCGTCGGTCGGCGTCGCGCTCCACGAGCACGACGCCGACGTGCAGTCCGCCGCTCACGCGGATTGCGACGCCTGCCATATCCGACACCTGTCGGTAGTCGAGACCGACGGTACGCCGGCGCTGCCGACGCCGGCTCTCGTGGCCCACGGCGTCGTTTCCGCCGGCCCGGATGGCGAGCGCGCCGCGGTTCTCGGCATCCTTGCCACGCGCGGACCGCCCGCGTAGCCGCCCCGTCGCACTTCCCCGCGACACCCCGTATCGCACGATCGTCGGTTGTCGGGCTCGGCGTCGGCACAGGCACGGACGCCGGTGCGCGCCCCGCCCATCCGGAAATCAACGCTCGCACCTGGAGGAACACTGCCATGTCGATTCTTCGCAGAGAACAGCTCGCTTCCCGCTGGATGGCGGTCGCCGCGCTGCTGGCCCTTTGCAGCACGGGCCCGGCGACCGTCGCGCACGCTCAGGATGCTGCCGACCAGCCCTTCATGGCGGGGGCGCCGCTCGACCTGTCGTCGAACGCCAAGACCTACGGCGGCTTCCGCTTCGCCGAGAGCATGGCCTACGACGAAGCCCGCGACCTGTACGTCGCGGTCAACGCCGGGATCGCCCAGAACGTCATTCCGAACGACGGCTACATCTCGCTGATCAACCCCGACGGCAGCGCCCACACGCTGAAGTGGATCGGCGTCAACCGGAACGGCCTGACGTTGAACCACCCCCTCGGCAGCGACATCATCAACGGCCTGCTGTACGTGGCCGACATCAACGTGGTGCGCTGGTTCGACATGGAGAGCGGCGAGCCGCGGGGCAGCGTCACCGTCGAGGACGCGCAGCGCTTCAACGACATCGAGGTCGCCGAGGACGGGACCATCTGGGCCTCGCAGACCGGGACCGAGGAGAGCGGCACCTGGCGCCTGTACCGCATCGGACCGGACGGCGACTCGTCGGTCGTCGTCGAGGGAGCCCCGCTGGCCCGGCCCAACGGCGTAGCCTTCGACCCGGACGGCAACGTCGTCGTGGTGAACATCAACGACAACGCGGTGCTCACGTTCTCGCCCGACGGCGAGCTCGTCAAGACCGAGCACGCCGTGGACGGCGGCAACGACGGACTGGTGATTCTGGACGACGGCACGAAGTACGTCTCCAGCGTCAGGATCGGCACCGTCTCGCGCATCCGTCCCGGAGAAGAGGCCGAGGTCGTGGCGTCCGGCATCCCGAGCGCCGCCTCGATGTCCTACGACTCGAAGCGGAACCGGCTGCTCATCCCGATGAACAACTGGAACGCCATCACCATCGTCGAACTCGACTGATCGGGACCGCGAACGCCGGTCCCCAGACGCAACCATCGACCCGCCGGAACCATGAAGAAGCCGAGCCGGCCGCTCGCGTTCGCAGCGCTGGTGCTGACGTGCGTCCTGCTGCCGGCCGGCTCTTTCTTCCACGAACACGACGAAGGAGACGCGACCGGCGGCGACCACCACAACTGCGTCATCTGCTGTATTGCGCACTACGCCGCGATAGAGGCCCGCGCAGCGCCGACGGCGTCGACGCCCGAACTCACGGCGCTCGCTGCAGCGCGGACGCACTACCGAATCGGCCCGCGCACCGCGCTCGACATCCGACCCACGCGCGGACCGCCCGCGTAGCACCTCCCCCTTGCCGCGTCGACCCGGACGGTCCCCGAGGACCATCCGCGTGTCGGCCGTTCGAATGACGAAATCGGCGGGAGGCTCGCCGGCCGGCGTGGCTGACGAGTGACCGCCGCGGAGGTGGACTCGGGATGCGTGTACGGAATCAGGTAGCTGCTTCGTTCGTTTCGGGCGCAATCGTCGTCGGCGGGCTGTTCGCCGCGGAGACGGCATTCGGACTCGAGGAAACCGGTTCGATCCAGGGAACCGTCGCGGCCGAGGACGGCGGGGTGCCGCTGCCGGCCGCGCGGGTAGCTCTGGAAGGCACCGACATGTCTGCCACAACGGGGGCCGACGGCGCATTCGCGATCGACGGCGTCCCTGCCGGAACGTATCGGCTGACGGTGACGCGCGAAGCCTTTGCGCCGCTCACGTCGCCGGTGACGGTGGCAGTCGGCGAACCCGTGCTTCTCGATCTCCGGCTCCCGGTGCTGGAGTTCGAGGAGAGCGTCGTGGTGACCGCGACGCAGACCGAGCGGGCGGTCACCGAGGTCGCGGCCAGCGTCACGATTCTCGACGCACGGACCATCGAAGCGTCGTCGGCCCGCAACCTGCAGGATCTGCTGCGCCGGACGCCGGCCATCGATCTCGCCGAGACCTCCGGCATGGCCGCCCGCGCCAACTCGTCGCTCGTCATGCGCGGCGTCCCCGGCACCAAGCGGGCCCTGCTCCTGGTGGACGGGCTGCCGGCCAACGATCTGGGTCTCGGCACGCTCGCCGCGCTGAGCCTCGTGCCGCTGGCCTCGGTGGAGCGCGCCGAGGTGGTCCGCGGACCGTTCTCGAGCCTCTACGGCGCCAACGCCTTCGCCGGCGCCATCAATGCCATCACCCGGCCCGGCGAGGGCCCGCCGGTGGCCGACTTCTTCGCCAGTGGCGGCGCGGCCGGCTACTACCAGCTCGGCACGTCCGTGCGCGGCGAAACCGGCCCCGTCGGCTACGCGTTCACCGCGGATCGCCGCAAGATCGACAACGTCTACAACCGCGACACGCGCACCGTGCCGCGCGTCGCCGAAGACCGCAGCCTGCAGCAGGAGACCGTGCCCCTCCGCAACGTCGGGTACGAGGACGTGCGGCTGACGGGCCGGCTGGACTTCTCCGTCTCGGACGCCTGGGACGTGACGCTGCTGCCGCGGATCTCCAGCTACGAGACGGGCCTCGACGTGTCGGCCCGCCTGCCGGTTGCGGTCGACGAGCACAAGCGCGACACGGCGGTGAACCTCGGCGGCATCTTCCGCTACAACGGGG
Above is a window of Acidobacteriota bacterium DNA encoding:
- a CDS encoding DUF3526 domain-containing protein, encoding MALRTVLRNEWRLLAADPALRIVLAVFAVLFLYALANGMAWERFQERTVEAARTGSAERVSALEQELTDIANGGQPSSPFRDPRAPNVLGGARGAHAAVLEPGPLAALAVGQSDLLPYHYDVSIYTNESTFQQNGEVENPLNLLVGRFDLAFVTVYLLPLLVLALSFNVLSEEREQGTLALTLSQPVSARDVVGAKLAFRALLVVGLAAGVSLLGILATGGFGSAGRVVLWCATVVLYALFWFALAAWVNSLRRSSAWNATVLVGAWLVLVVVLPAAVNIAAGMLHPLPSRVEMITAQREASNEAVSRRSELLARYLEDHPEMASGVVADEPGLGALAWAATDAVNTRLEEVSAVHDASRADQLALVRRYRFLSPALLAQEVLIDAAGTGDARFARFQLQVRAFAEEWRQFFVPAILASEQMTADVLPDVPAFRFVDEEPAEVAGRAAVPLTVLGGLVVLVIAGAGAGLGRVRGAD
- a CDS encoding ABC transporter permease subunit, producing MIKHIARKEFTDVVRDGRFRWCAAVVGALLLVSLGHGWVQSRQAQEELAAAQATARDHWESQGEKNPHSAAHYGIYAFKPRLALSFVDEGVDPYTGTSVWLEAHRQNDFLMRPAQDATSAQRVGALTAAGVLQHLVPLLIILLTFGALAGEREQGTLRQLLATGIGRSDLALGKALGIAGALALLLVPAALVGAAALVVGSTGPAASPLARGAVLAGVYLAYFAAFVGLSLAVSAWARSARTALVVLLAVWVVNGLVAPRAAVDLSKWIHPTPSAVEFAQTLEREMAAGVDDIQRPDRAALTESLLAEHGVERAEDLPVNDVGIYLQESEEFGNRIFDRNYGALWDTFERQGVVHEALAVAAPLLAVRTLSMGLAGTDVEQHRHFATAAETYRRDLMRRMNGDLAENSRSGDFSYAAGPDLWAEVPPLQYDAPTLGWVLNNRILSLLVLGLWLAGAVWAAAAGVRRAEVA
- a CDS encoding ABC transporter ATP-binding protein; this encodes MLEAQALSKRYGDVEAVAGLDLRVGPSEIYCLLGPNGAGKTTTIHLFLGFLEPTAGSVHVTGLDVAAEPLESKRRLAYIPEQVMLYRNLSGLENLEYFAALGGRGSLAPEHLTDVLVGAGLPRDAVRRRVSEYSKGMRQKVGVAIAIAKEADALLLDEPTSGLDPQASNEFSELLGRLRDRGVAVLMATHDLFRAKETGTRVGIMRHGRLVREMSTDEIGHADLERIYLEHMHE
- a CDS encoding TonB-dependent receptor, whose amino-acid sequence is MQRAMRRYRWIARCLGAVAVATASTVAPLPAQESGVVRGTVTLEENGDFISGAVILVVGSGAFALTDTQGSFVIDRVPAGSYEVLAQRDHLTAGRQTVTVEPGGTVTADFVLGLSPVHEEVTVTASAGGAETTYEAFNAVTTVDSFDIARESVPGFGDALRNEPGIAVRGFGPGASRPIIRGFDGDRVLILEDGVRTGDLSNNSGDHVVTVDPSSAERIEIVRGPATLLYGSNAVGGVVNVITPHESSRASLLEGTRAQLNADLGSANAQAGTNVGLQHARNGVRYWAGGSTRRTGDYATPLGTVQNSATESANAEAGVGWSGDRLFASAGVTLNDGRYGVPFAEQFHGHHEVDAGGHRDDHGVDEGGATSIALDWQRRAMRFDVGLQGLANRVVEGVRLSLKAVDWGHDELEIEGGNENVGTRFDNRVYILRADVDQRQTERLSGRFGAWTQIRDFEAAGFEALAPRTDLSSFAAFAYEELNLGRLRVQFGGRVDRDNYRVAERTGAFANDDDDDGHEGHDHGVLEAPDARDRDFAGASASVGLHADLGAGNALVANLTRSHRPPAIEELYNFGPHVGTLSFDVGNPDLDAESTLGLDLSLRHRGDRVRGALNFFVYDIDNFIFGDRSDEVADNLPVYNILQGDSRFRGFDARGSTRLAGQTWLTLGLGYVDARLATGEPLPRIPPLRGTVDLDIPYGGFTLTPQLEFAARQADVFRGETETGRYSLVNVRASYVWPRQDTAHILSFTGYNLTNELYRNHSSYIKDLAPEMGRGVRASYAVRFH
- a CDS encoding gluconolaconase encodes the protein MAVAALLALCSTGPATVAHAQDAADQPFMAGAPLDLSSNAKTYGGFRFAESMAYDEARDLYVAVNAGIAQNVIPNDGYISLINPDGSAHTLKWIGVNRNGLTLNHPLGSDIINGLLYVADINVVRWFDMESGEPRGSVTVEDAQRFNDIEVAEDGTIWASQTGTEESGTWRLYRIGPDGDSSVVVEGAPLARPNGVAFDPDGNVVVVNINDNAVLTFSPDGELVKTEHAVDGGNDGLVILDDGTKYVSSVRIGTVSRIRPGEEAEVVASGIPSAASMSYDSKRNRLLIPMNNWNAITIVELD